CACAAGGTAGAGGGTGGCTCTATCGGAAACAGTCACCACAGTATTGTGCCCCACTCCGTCAGGCACTGACCCACTCGCGCAGCAACGCTTCCAGATGGGCGTCGTCCAGATCGTCGTTTTCCGCCAGCATCTTGATGTGGTCGGTCACGCGCCGCAGGGCGTCCTCGCCGTAGTGTAGTCCCAGTTCGCGGGCCTTGTAGGCGATGGCGTGCTTGCCCGTGACCTTGCTGGCGGCCTGGATGCGGCGGCCCACGCCGAAGGCTCCCGGGGGGATGGCCTCGTAGGCGCCGGGATTCAGGTAGATGGCCTTGAGGTGCATCCCGGCCTTGTGGTTGTAGGCGAATTCACCGGTCAGGTAGTTGTTCCAGGGAATGGGCAGGCCCACCATACGGGCGATCATGTTGTCGAGTTCGGGCAGCAGTTCCAGGTTGTACTTGTCCACCAGCCCCTGAGGATCGAAGGTGAACATCCGAGCCAGAAAGCCCCCCAGCGGCGTGATGCCGTTGCGTTCGCCGATGCCCAGGATCGTGGTGTCGATGTGTGTCGCGCCCGCCTCGATGGCCTCGTAGGCGTTGCTCACCGCGCAGCCGGTGTCGTTGTGGCCGTGGAACTCGATACCGCACTCCTCGTGAATCACGTTCCGGACCTCGCGGACCAGAGCGTAGACCTGCCGGGGCGTGGCCACGCCCACCGTGTCCGCCAGCCCGACGCGGTGGACCCCCAGATCGGAGACGGCCCGGTACACCGCCATCAGATCGGCCTCCTCGCTGCGGAAGGTGTCCTCGGCAGAGAAGCGCAGCTCCAGCTCCGGGTGATGCGCCTTGATCCAGCCGATCACGGTCTGGGCCGACTCGATAATCTGGCCGATGTTCTTGCCGTGTGAAAACTCGCGCAGAAAGCTGGAAGTCCCGAACAGCAGATCCAGCCCGTCCACCCCGGTGTCTACCGCCCGCTGCACGTCTTCCATGTGGCAGCGCACATGCGTCAGCAACTTGGCGTTCAGGTTCAGATCGGCCAGTTTGCGGATATCACACGCCGTCTGGGGGCTGACCATCGGCGTGGTGAGTTCGATGTACTCGGCGCCGAAGGCATCCAGGGCGCGGGCCACCTCAATCTTGTCGTCACTTTTGAAATTGCCGCGCGCAAACTGTTCGCCCTCCCGCAGGGTGGAATCGATGATGGCCCACGAACGGGCGGGAATCGGGGGGACACTGGATTGGGCGGGCGAAGGAATTTGCTGGGTCATGGAGGCCTCTGTCAGCTATTGTGCCCATATCCTTACTAAATGTCAAAAAAATCTGTCTAAAAGTTGTCATATTAAAAGTGATGTCGATAGCGCACGGTCTATAGCATCACCTGTGTGGTGAAGCCCTGCGTGTTCAGTCAGAGATCGACTGAAGCTGTTGATTCAGGCAAAAACGCGAGGAGAGGCTCCTGAAAATGGAGCCTCTCCCTTGTGCTGCTCGCTCAGGCCGGGTGCAATCCCGCAAACTCCAGCCCCGTCGTCTCGGGCCAGCCCTGCGCGATGTTCAGCGACTGAATGGCGTGGCCTGCCGTTCCTTTGACCAGATTATCGATGGCGCTCATCAGAACCACGCGCCCAGTGTCCTGGTCCATTTCAAAACCGATATCGCAGTAGTTGGTGCCGTCCAGCAACATGGGATCGGGATAGCGGTGGATGCCCTTGGCCACCTTGACGATGCGGATGAATGGCTCCGCGCCGTAGACCTCGCGGTAGGCGCTCCAGACGTCGCGGTCACTGTAGCCGTCGGGAATCCAGGCCTGCGCGGTGGTGAGGATGCCCCGCACGCGCGGCGTGCTGATGGCAGTCAGGTGCAGCGGAAAGTGGCCGGGCAGTTCCTGCTGCGCCTCGGCAGTGTGGCGGTGGCCGACGGGCTTGTAGACCCGCAGACTGCCCGCCCGTTCCGGGTGATGTGAGGACTCCGACGGGCTGGCCCCCGCCGCACTGCTGCCCACCAGACCGGTGGCGATAATGTCCTTGGGCAGCAGCACGCCCAGCTTGAGTAGCGGGTACAGCGCCAGAATCACGGACGTGGCAAAGCAGCCCGCGCACGCGATGCGGGTCGCGCCGACAAGTTCCTCACGGTGGATCTCAGGGTTGCCGTAAACCCATTCGCCCAGCTTTTCGGGCGCGGGATGTGGTTCGCCGTAAACCTTCTCGTACACCTCTGGATCTTTCAACCGGAAGTCGGCCGACAGATCGATCAGAATGCGGCCCTTGCCCTCGAATTCGGCCAGTCGTTTGGCGGCCGAGTTGTGCGGTAGGGCCAGCACCACTATGTCCGCCTCTTCCAGCTCGGCCAGCCTGCGGAATTTAAGGGTGGTGCGCCCGCGCAGGTTGGGGTGCACCATGCTGACAGGTGTTCCAGCGCTGCGTTCGCTGGTTACCTGAGTGACCTTAAGGTGCGGGTGCCCCAGCGCCAGCCGCAGAAATTCCCCACCCGCATATCCACTTCCGCCCACGATGGCAACGGTTAGTTGCCGGGAAGTTGCCAGTTGTTCCGATGCTTGAGCGCTCATACGCTGTCCACTCTGCCGGAAATGGGAGGGGGCAGGTGTGAAGTGGCTAGGGGAGGCGCGTGCGTCAGTGGGGGAGAGGTAAGACAAAACGCCCCGATCCAATTGGAGGGGGCACTTGTGGGCTTTCGCTGTTGGATTGAGGTCATTGGGCCAGTCCGATCTGCCAACGACCAAAAAAGCATTGCCGGTGAGCAACGGCACCCGCGAATCATCCCTTATGGCTGCTGCCTTCCGGCCCTGACCAGGTTCGAGCGTTCGCGCTGCGCTGCGCCAGCAATGCGCCGTAGAAGATAGCACAGCCTTCCGTAAAGGCAAAATGCGCCTGGAACCCTGCAGTCCAGTTCGCCTACAGCGCCCCAACACCCCGCTGCTGACCGTGAGCCTGGTTGACACACCGTCAATTCCGATGTGAGCAGCGGCAGCCTGTGATTTGAGCCCCGGAGCGTTCATCGGGGGCGAGATACAGAGTGGCGTTAGATGCTCCGGTTCTGGCCCAGCTGAGCCTGCTCGGGCTACTGCACAGCAGCTTTACGCGCCGCCACGCCCTCGCCCTGCGCTGCAAGCCTGAATCAAACAGGCCCGCCAAAACTGAGCGTCAGCCCGTCATGTTCCTGGCTGGTTGCCCCTACTGATGCAAAGGAAGGCGGATATTCCAGTGGACGGACGAGCATGAGATTGCCTCAGACTGTGCTGATCAAACTGATGTGGTCAGGGCAGACTGTAGAGCAGTAACGTTCTAACAAAAGAATAGATTGCTCACGCATCACAGCCCATTTGCGGCGGTCAGAAGCAGCTGTGCGTGATTAAGAGAATGCATATTTGAAGCTGAGAACTTCTTTCCAAAATGCGGTCGATATTTGACACGGAAGTCAGATATTGATAGCCTGAAAAAATACGATTTGGAACGGACAAAATTTAGAGAATTCAGTTCACTGTGTAGAATGAGCTGAACTTCTCTTAATACTTGCAAATTTACAGGAGAAACCAATGAAGAGAATAATCCTAAACGTGTTGACTCTAGGCCTACTCTCTGCTGGTGTAGCGGGCGCACAGACCATTGTCAAGATCGCCAGTCTCTCACCGTTGTCGGGCAGCCAGAGTTTTACCGGCACGTTGGTCAAGAATGGCGCGCAATTGGCCGTTGAGGAGCAGAAAGCCGCCTTCAAGAAGATGGGCTTTGATCTGCAGTTTGTCGGTTACGACGATCAGGCGGACCCGGCCACCGGGACAGCGGCAGCGCGCAAGATCGCCTCGGGCCGCGCAATCCTGGGCGTGGTGGGGACCATGAACAGCGGTGTGGCCATTCCGGCCAGTGAGGCGCTCAAGGCCAGTCACGTCACCATGGTCAGCCCGGCGGTGACCGCCAACGAGGTCACAGACCGTGGGCTGGCGAACATGAACCGTATCGTGGCCCGCAACGACGCCCAGGGACCGGCAGGCGCGAAGTTCATGATGGACGAGCTGGGGGCGAAGTCGGTCTACATCCTGAATGACAAGACCTCCTACGGTGAGGGGCTGGCCGCCGAAGTGGAGAAGACCCTCAAGGCCGGCGGTGCCAAGGTGATCGCCAACGAGGGGACCGAGGAAAAGAGCGACTTCTCCAGCATCATCGCCAAGATCAAGTTGCAGAAGCCGGACGCGGTGTACTTCGGCGGCATCTACACGCAGATTGGCATCTTCATCCGGCAGTTGCGCGACGCAGGCATTGATATTCCCGTGGTTGGCGGCGACGGTCTGGACAGCACCGAGCTGGCGACCATCGCAGCCAAGGGTGCCAACAACATCTACTACACCACCATCGTCGCGCCGCTGGAGTCGCTGCCCGCCGCCAAAACTTTCACCGCCAACTACCGCAAGGCGTACAAGACCGTGCCCGCCGGCTACGCCGCGTTTGCCTACGATTCGGCCAACGTGATTGCCCAGGGCATTCTGGACGCCGCCAAAGCCAATGGCGGCAAGCTGCCAACCCGCACGCAGGTGGAAACGGCCATCCGCAAGGGCAGCTTCAAGGGTCTGCTGTCGGGCGACGTGACCTTCAACAGCGTTGGGGACCGTAACTCGGTCACGCTGTACATCATGAAGATGGATGCGGGCAAGCAGAGCCTGTCGGCGCAGTCGACGGTCAAACCGCCCAAGCAGTAAGGGTCAGCACAAGGAGGGGCGCAGGGAATGATTTCCCTGCGCCCCTCTTCCCTGTCTTTGTGCTTTATACGCTCAGTTTCTTGGCGCAGCGGTACAGATCGCGGTTGACGTCTTTTCGCTTTTCCCAGGTCTCGTGCAGCGGCGTGTGGATGATGTCCCCACCGTGTCGCCCCACCATGACGCCGCTGACACCGTCCATGAGCGCGTAGACGGCGGCTTCGCCCAGACGGCTGGCCAAGATGCGGTCACTGGAGACCGGCGTCCCGCCGCGCTGGATGTGGCCCAGGATGCTGACGCGGGTTTCCAGGCCCGTCCCGGCCTGAATGGCGTCGCCCACGCCCTGCGCGCCGCCCGGCACGCCCTCGGCCACGATCACGATGCTGCCCATCTTGCCCTTCTCAACGCTGTCCTTGACGATCTCGATCACATCCTCAATGGGCTTGTCGTCTTCAGGGATAAAGACTTCTTCAGCCCCGCCTGCCACCGCCACGTCCAGGGCGATGTGTCCGGCGTGACGGCCCATCACCTCAATCACGAAGATGCGCTCGTGGCTGGCCCCAGTGTCGCGTAGCTTGTCGACGGCGTCCAGGGCAGTCTCCACAGCCGTGAAGTAGCCGATGGTGTGGTCAGTACCGTACAGATCGTTGTCGATGGTCCCGGGCACGCCGATCACCGGGATCCCATGTTCCTTCTGCAACAGGTCCGCGCCGTGGAAGCTGCCGTCACCGCCGATCACGATCAGGCCGTCAACGCCGTTGTCGCGTAAGTGCTGTGCGCCCCTGGCCCGTCCCTCAGGGGTCCGCCAAGTGGCGCTGCGGGCGGTCAACAGAATGGTGCCCCCACGTTGGATGGTGTTCGCCATGTCCCGTGGCCCGATGAGCTTCAGTTCGCCCCGGTGAAGGCCCGAGAAGCCCCGGCGCACGCCCATGACCTCCAGCCCCTCGAAGGCGGCGGTGCGGACCACCGCGCGGATCGCCGCGTTCATGCCGGGCGCGTCGCCGCCGCTGGTCAGGACCGCCACGCGCTGGATGCCTGCGGGATTGGGGTGCCGGGTGGGGGTGGGTTCAGTCATGGTGAGTCTCGCTTTGTTGGAATTGGGGAAGGGAGTTGTGGGCGGGTGGAGGCCATCAGGCTTAGAACGGGTCAGAGGCGGAAGGTCCCGCCTGTTCCGTTGCCCGCAGGGCCAGGGCATAAGCGTCATTCTTACGCAAACCCTGGGCCATCAACAGATCACGTATATCCCTGGCCGTTTTCCCCTGCGCGGCCCACGCTCCTGCCTGCGCCTCGTGATCGGGGGTATCGGCGTCTGAATCGGCCTCGCCGGGCGCACGGCCTGCCACCACCACTACGATCTCCCCCCGGACGCCCGCGGTAAACTTCTGTGCCAGTTCATCCAGGGTCCCGCGCACCGTTTCCTCGAACCGCTTGGACAGTTCGCGGGTCACGCTGGCGGGGCGCGAGTCACCGCACGCGCCCGCCAGATCGCTCAGCGTAGCCCCCAGACGGTGCGGGCTCTCGTACAGAACACTGGTTTCCGGACGGGCGGCCAGGGCCACGAGGCGGGTTTTGCGCTCGCGGCCACTGCGGGGCAGGAAACCCTCGAAAGTAAATCTGCCTGTGTCCAGCCCCGACAGCACCAGCGCAGGCACAAAGGCGGTGGCTCCAGGCAGGACCTCCACCGGAATGTCTGCCGCGATGGCCGCCGCCACCAGTTCCGCGCCAGGATCGCTGACGCCGGGGGTGCCCGCGTCCGAGACGTAGGCCAGCCGGGGATACCGCTCCAGTACGGCGGGGGCGCGGCGCATGGTGTGGGCGTCCAGGCGCACCAGGGGCTTTTGAATCCCCAGGTGCGACAGCAGCGCGCCGCTACGGCGGGTGTCCTCGCAGGCCACAGCGTCCGCCCCCTTCAGCACCTCCACGGCGCGCAGGGTGATGTCGCCCAAATTGCCCACGGGGGTGGGCACCAGCCAGACGTGTGGACCATGGGGCTGTCCGGCAGGTTCAGTGCCGGACGAGCCGTCATTGACCCATTCAGTGTCGGCTGTCCCGGCGTCGGGCGGCTCGGTGCCGGGCAAGTCAGTCATCGGCTCCAGGCGGCGCCCCGTTCAGTGTCAGGTTCGGGCCCATCAGCCCCGCGCCGTCCGTTCCCGTGGCGGCCAGCCCGACGTTGGGCTTGATCCTCACCTTCACCTTCTGGGGGCGCTTGAGCACGTTGGTGATGCGGGCACGGAGCAATTCGCCCTCGCCCACGGTGACGGTGACCAGCGTGCCCTCGGGCAGGCGGGTGCCCAGCACCACCACCACCCCGTTTTCGACGACGCCCTTGTAGGCTCTCATGCTTCCCTCCCCTGGGCGCGGCGTTGCCGCCGCTGTGCCCTGGACAATGCTTCTTGGAGTGCCACGATTTCCGATTCGCGCGCTCCGCCCAACCGGGCGTAGCGGTCAATGACTTCAGCGGCCTCGCGCCGACGGTCGAGCCGCAGCAGCAGCGCTCCCAGATGCTCGCCGCCCACGAAGTATGAGCGGGGATTTTCCGGGTCTGCCAGAATCTGCGCGCGGGCCTTTTCCAGATTGAGCAGCGCGTGCTGGTGACGGCCCACCTGCCAGCGCACCAGATACAGCGCCAGTGCAAAGGTTAACAGCGCCCCTAGCACCGAGATCGAAATGGTTTCCGAAACCCCAAACCCCGCGCCCAGGCGCAGGGTCAGTGGAAAACAGAAGGCCAGCACCACCATCACCGCCAGCGTGGCCGCGTAATTCATGCGCTGCCCTGCTGGGGGGTGTTGGAGGGCGTGCCGCTCTGGGGAGTGGCGGACAGAACCATGTTCCACAGTCTAGCGGTCGGCGGCGCTCGCAGGCCGTCAGTCGGCTCACGCTGCCCTCGTGGCAGGGCAGCAGCGTTAGTCTGGGCAACGTGAGGCTGCACCTGATCACTGTCGGAGAACCCCGTCTGGCCTACGCCCGCGCGGGCTGGGACGAATACGCCACGCGGCTGCGGCGCTACCACAAGCTGCAAGTTAGCCGCGTGTCCGGCAAGACGCAGGCTGCCGAGAGTGAGGCCATTCGCAAGGCGGCTGGAAAAGCGCCCCTGATCCTGCTGGACCCGCGTGGGCGGCAATTCACCTCCGAGGGACTAAGCGCCTACCTTGATGCCCGCGCGCTGGGCGGCACCGGAGAACTGGCGCTCGCGGTGGGCGGTCCCGAGGGCCACACCGACGAACTGCGCGCCGGAGCAGACGCCCTGTGGAGTCTGGGCGAGCTGACCCTGCCGCACGATCTGGCGATGGTGGTGCTCGCCGAGGCGCTGTA
This genomic interval from Deinococcus humi contains the following:
- the lysS gene encoding homocitrate synthase, whose translation is MTQQIPSPAQSSVPPIPARSWAIIDSTLREGEQFARGNFKSDDKIEVARALDAFGAEYIELTTPMVSPQTACDIRKLADLNLNAKLLTHVRCHMEDVQRAVDTGVDGLDLLFGTSSFLREFSHGKNIGQIIESAQTVIGWIKAHHPELELRFSAEDTFRSEEADLMAVYRAVSDLGVHRVGLADTVGVATPRQVYALVREVRNVIHEECGIEFHGHNDTGCAVSNAYEAIEAGATHIDTTILGIGERNGITPLGGFLARMFTFDPQGLVDKYNLELLPELDNMIARMVGLPIPWNNYLTGEFAYNHKAGMHLKAIYLNPGAYEAIPPGAFGVGRRIQAASKVTGKHAIAYKARELGLHYGEDALRRVTDHIKMLAENDDLDDAHLEALLREWVSA
- the argC gene encoding N-acetyl-gamma-glutamyl-phosphate reductase, with translation MSAQASEQLATSRQLTVAIVGGSGYAGGEFLRLALGHPHLKVTQVTSERSAGTPVSMVHPNLRGRTTLKFRRLAELEEADIVVLALPHNSAAKRLAEFEGKGRILIDLSADFRLKDPEVYEKVYGEPHPAPEKLGEWVYGNPEIHREELVGATRIACAGCFATSVILALYPLLKLGVLLPKDIIATGLVGSSAAGASPSESSHHPERAGSLRVYKPVGHRHTAEAQQELPGHFPLHLTAISTPRVRGILTTAQAWIPDGYSDRDVWSAYREVYGAEPFIRIVKVAKGIHRYPDPMLLDGTNYCDIGFEMDQDTGRVVLMSAIDNLVKGTAGHAIQSLNIAQGWPETTGLEFAGLHPA
- the rsmI gene encoding 16S rRNA (cytidine(1402)-2'-O)-methyltransferase, coding for MTDLPGTEPPDAGTADTEWVNDGSSGTEPAGQPHGPHVWLVPTPVGNLGDITLRAVEVLKGADAVACEDTRRSGALLSHLGIQKPLVRLDAHTMRRAPAVLERYPRLAYVSDAGTPGVSDPGAELVAAAIAADIPVEVLPGATAFVPALVLSGLDTGRFTFEGFLPRSGRERKTRLVALAARPETSVLYESPHRLGATLSDLAGACGDSRPASVTRELSKRFEETVRGTLDELAQKFTAGVRGEIVVVVAGRAPGEADSDADTPDHEAQAGAWAAQGKTARDIRDLLMAQGLRKNDAYALALRATEQAGPSASDPF
- a CDS encoding branched-chain amino acid ABC transporter substrate-binding protein, which codes for MKRIILNVLTLGLLSAGVAGAQTIVKIASLSPLSGSQSFTGTLVKNGAQLAVEEQKAAFKKMGFDLQFVGYDDQADPATGTAAARKIASGRAILGVVGTMNSGVAIPASEALKASHVTMVSPAVTANEVTDRGLANMNRIVARNDAQGPAGAKFMMDELGAKSVYILNDKTSYGEGLAAEVEKTLKAGGAKVIANEGTEEKSDFSSIIAKIKLQKPDAVYFGGIYTQIGIFIRQLRDAGIDIPVVGGDGLDSTELATIAAKGANNIYYTTIVAPLESLPAAKTFTANYRKAYKTVPAGYAAFAYDSANVIAQGILDAAKANGGKLPTRTQVETAIRKGSFKGLLSGDVTFNSVGDRNSVTLYIMKMDAGKQSLSAQSTVKPPKQ
- the pfkA gene encoding 6-phosphofructokinase, translated to MTEPTPTRHPNPAGIQRVAVLTSGGDAPGMNAAIRAVVRTAAFEGLEVMGVRRGFSGLHRGELKLIGPRDMANTIQRGGTILLTARSATWRTPEGRARGAQHLRDNGVDGLIVIGGDGSFHGADLLQKEHGIPVIGVPGTIDNDLYGTDHTIGYFTAVETALDAVDKLRDTGASHERIFVIEVMGRHAGHIALDVAVAGGAEEVFIPEDDKPIEDVIEIVKDSVEKGKMGSIVIVAEGVPGGAQGVGDAIQAGTGLETRVSILGHIQRGGTPVSSDRILASRLGEAAVYALMDGVSGVMVGRHGGDIIHTPLHETWEKRKDVNRDLYRCAKKLSV
- a CDS encoding 23S rRNA (pseudouridine(1915)-N(3))-methyltransferase RlmH encodes the protein MRLHLITVGEPRLAYARAGWDEYATRLRRYHKLQVSRVSGKTQAAESEAIRKAAGKAPLILLDPRGRQFTSEGLSAYLDARALGGTGELALAVGGPEGHTDELRAGADALWSLGELTLPHDLAMVVLAEALYRAATISAGEPYHRG